In one window of Leptospira sp. GIMC2001 DNA:
- a CDS encoding chemotaxis protein CheW — MNEIDTDNQEVEEEILTEETQQFLSFIIEGEFFGLELLSVHEILKPVPITRIPNVEDYIMGVINLRGEIIPIIDLKKRFDISFTELQPSSRFVVVMKDDKRFGLLVDEVRQVVKITESNINYTTDDLALSYGKLIESVSRINDHLILNLGINQLVEFVQDN; from the coding sequence TTGAATGAAATAGATACCGATAATCAAGAAGTTGAAGAAGAAATTTTAACTGAAGAAACTCAACAATTTCTTTCCTTTATCATTGAAGGTGAATTCTTCGGACTTGAATTGCTCAGCGTTCATGAAATTCTCAAACCTGTTCCAATAACAAGGATTCCTAATGTAGAAGATTATATTATGGGTGTAATCAATCTACGTGGTGAGATCATTCCCATCATTGATCTCAAGAAAAGATTTGATATTTCCTTCACCGAACTTCAACCTTCGTCAAGATTTGTTGTTGTCATGAAGGATGATAAAAGATTTGGACTTCTCGTGGATGAAGTTCGCCAAGTTGTCAAGATTACTGAATCTAATATTAATTATACGACGGATGATCTCGCTCTAAGCTATGGTAAGCTCATTGAAAGTGTTTCGAGAATCAATGATCATCTAATTCTCAATCTTGGAATCAATCAGCTTGTTGAATTTGTTCAAGATAATTAG